DNA sequence from the Euzebyales bacterium genome:
CCAGCAGGAGCAACCCGGCGAAGAGCTGGCCGACCCTTGCCGCCATCCGGGTCGCGCCGTTGCGGGAGGACGTCGCCAGCCACAGCACCGCCCGCAGCAGGCGCCCGCCATCAAGCGGGTAGCCGGGCACCAGGTTGAAGACGGCCATCGCACCGTTGAGCCACGCGAGGTAACCGGCGACGAGCTCGAACGTCGAGAAGTCCGGCAGGATCCGCACGACCAGGCCGAAGACCGCGGCGAGCACGAGGCTGATCAGCGGGCCGATCCCGACGATCACTATCTCGTCGCGCGCCGTCCGCGGTTCACCGACCGACTCGGTCACGCCACCGAGCAGGAACAGCGTGATACTGCGCACGTCGACGCCGCGGTCGAGGCTGGTGACGGCGTGGCCGACCTCGTGGGCGAAGATGCACGCGATGAACAGCAGCGTCGTCGCAGCGGCGGTCGTCCACGCGCCGACCGGCTCACCGTCGAACGCCGGACGGGCCATGAAGTCCCGCGCGAGCCAGAATGTGAAGAGCCCGATCAAGGCGAGCAGGGACGGACCGACGCGCAGCGGCACCCCATGCACGTGCAACAAGGTCCAGCGCGCACCGACGACCAGCCCACCAGGTCCAGGTCGTGTGCGCTCGGCCATGCAGCTCCCCGTGAAGCGTGAACCACCTCGCTCGCTATACTGCCCGCCGAGTCCGAGTTCTGCTGGAGCCGTCGCCTAGTCTGGCCTATGGCGCGGTCTTGGAATGGCCGTAGGGCGGTGACGCCCTCGAGGGTTCGAATCCCTCCGGCTCCGCTCTGCGACGCCCGCCGATCGGCTTACGATCGTCGGTGCGCCGAGACCGCTGGGGGCTCCCGCCCGGACCCGTTGGTCGCATGGCTCCCGCTGCGTTTGTGACGGGACACGTGGCTCTCGTCGGGGAAACCACGGACCGGTGCTCATGTGATTCTCGCCGGACGTAGCCCGCGCTGCCGACGGTCGCCGGTCGCACCGCACATCAGCGCCGCGACGCCAGCGTCCGGGCGGCGATGCGCCAACCCAGGCCGACGTCGCCGGCGCGGAAGATGATCGAGTCGCGCACCTCGACGCGCGATCGCGCGCCTGACGTGGGTCCACACGACGGGGTCGGCGCCGGCCCGCACCTGCTCCATGGTCGGAGGCGGTTGCACGACGACGCCCTCCCCGCCATCAGTGTCGGCTGCCGGGCAGTCTACTGCCGCAGGTCGGCTGTCCGGGTCAGGGGTCGCGGATCGTGTTGATCATGTGTGGCGCGGCGCGAGCGACGTACGCGAGGACCTCCCGGGCCGCGTCATCGGGCCAGCCCTGACGGCCGATCGCGCCCGCCATCAGCTGCGCCCAGCGCAGGGCCTCGACCTCGGTGATCACGAACGGCGCGTGCCGCATGCGCAACCGGGGGTGTCCGTGACGCCGCGAGTAGATGGGACCGCCACCGAAGTACTGAGCAAGGAACTGCCCCAAGTGCCGCGTGCCGGGCTCGAGGTCGTCGGGGTAGTGCGGACGCAGCACCGGGTCCTGCTCCACCGCCGCGTAGAAGTCCTCCACAAGGGCGTGGAACGCCGCCTCGCCGCCGACCCGTTCGAACACGGTCGTGGGCTCGCCGCTCATCGGCGGTCGACGCCGGGCGTCGCCGCCGTGGCGCGTCGCCGACGGTGGAAGAACCGCGTGAGCACGCCGGCGCACTCGTCCGCCCGGATGCCGCTGACGACCGTGGCGCTGTGGTTGAGCCGCTCGTGGCGCGCGAGGTCCATCAGCGACCCAACGGCACCGGCCTTGGGGTCGGAGGCGCCGTAGACCAGCATCGGCACCCGTGCGAGGACGACCGCGCCGGCGCACATGGCACACGGCTCCAGCGTGACGTACAGCACGCAGCGCTCCAGGCGCCACGACCCGACCACCTCGGCAGCTGCCCGCAACGCCAGCATCTCGGCGTGCGCGGTCGGGTCCTGCCGGCGCTCCCGCTCGTTGTGGGCGCGGGCAATGATCTGCCCGTCCCGAACCACGACCGCCCCCACCGGCACGTCGTCGTGGGCCTCGGCGGCACGGGCCTCGGCCAGCGCCTCGTCCATCCAGATGCGGTGCGTCAGCGTGCTCACCGGTTCGTCCCAACGGCGGCGGGCGGGCAGGCCCCGTGGTGGAGGTGGGATTCGAACCCACGAGGGCGTTGCCGCCCTACCGCATTTCGAGTGCGGCGCACTAGGCCGGGCTATGCGACTCCACCGCGGCGCGCACGGCAGTGCGCGGCGAGGCGACAGACTACCATCGCCATCCGCTGCCACGCCGTCGATCTGCAGCGATCCGAGAGAGGTCATGACCGAGTCCGCCACCACGCGCCGCCGTGAGCTGTGCGACCTTCTGTCCAGCTTGACCCTCGAGCAGTGGACGGCCGAGACGCTGTGCGCCGGCTGGGACGCCGCTGACATCACCGCCCACCTGATCGTCCGTGAGCGTGAGCCGTGGACCGGTCCCGGGCTCGTCCTCGGCGGACCGTTCGCCGACCTGACCGATCGCCGGCGGGCCGCGTGGAAGGCACGCGGGCGGGAGGCGCTGATCGGGGCGCTGCGGGCTGGTCCGCCCTGGCCGCTGACGGTCGCTCCCCTCGAGGGCACGCAGGTCGTCGAGGACTGGATCCATGAGCAGGATGTCCGCCGTGGCGGGGCCGGCCTGTCGACGCCACCGCCAAGACCCGGGCTGGAGCGCCTGCTGTGGGGTGCTGCGCGGCGCTTCGCGTTGAGGACGCTCTCGGTCGACGCCAACGTCGTGATCGAGCTCACCGACGGGCGGCGGCGCCGCCGGCTCCAGTCGCGGCGGAGGCTGCCGTTCGCGACCTCGACCGACGCCGCCGCGGATGTCACGATCACCGGTCGGGTCGCCGAGCTGCTGCTGTACGCGGTAGGCCGCGACGGCGCTGAGGTCGAGGTGACGGGCGACGCGGCGGCCGGGTCGCTGCTCGCGGCCAGCCCTCGCAGCGTCTGACCCGAGTCACTCCCGCTCGCGCACCACGTAGGCAGCGGTGACGCCACGTTCGAACCCGAGCGCGCGCCAGAACGCATCGGCACGATCGCTGCCGTCCAGGACGATCAGCTCGTCGGTGTGGGCACCGAGCTCGGTCAGCTGCCGCTGCAGTGCGTTGACCAATCGCCGCCCCACGCCGCGACGCCGGAACCGCTCCTCCACCGCCAGTCGGGACAGCACGGCCGTCCGGCCATCGTACGAACCGGCGATTGCGCCGACGAGCTGCGCATCCATCAATGCGATGATGACGAGCTCCGGATCTCGACGGCGGAGGCGGGCGAT
Encoded proteins:
- a CDS encoding site-2 protease family protein is translated as MAERTRPGPGGLVVGARWTLLHVHGVPLRVGPSLLALIGLFTFWLARDFMARPAFDGEPVGAWTTAAATTLLFIACIFAHEVGHAVTSLDRGVDVRSITLFLLGGVTESVGEPRTARDEIVIVGIGPLISLVLAAVFGLVVRILPDFSTFELVAGYLAWLNGAMAVFNLVPGYPLDGGRLLRAVLWLATSSRNGATRMAARVGQLFAGLLLLGAVLSVTGVPELPVRPLWAAAQVLASFGLWGGLIGIFLLQSSMQAYAAAQHREALARRRVGDLMGAVPPTVPSGARLADIGPRLQQRPSVLWPVGQPLLGGVKLNDLDGVPARDWDRTSVDDVVVADVFIDHDTPTDEALDQLLRSRDRMLIVVRDGEPVGLLTTSLLADAVG
- a CDS encoding globin, whose translation is MSGEPTTVFERVGGEAAFHALVEDFYAAVEQDPVLRPHYPDDLEPGTRHLGQFLAQYFGGGPIYSRRHGHPRLRMRHAPFVITEVEALRWAQLMAGAIGRQGWPDDAAREVLAYVARAAPHMINTIRDP
- the tadA gene encoding tRNA adenosine(34) deaminase TadA codes for the protein MSTLTHRIWMDEALAEARAAEAHDDVPVGAVVVRDGQIIARAHNERERRQDPTAHAEMLALRAAAEVVGSWRLERCVLYVTLEPCAMCAGAVVLARVPMLVYGASDPKAGAVGSLMDLARHERLNHSATVVSGIRADECAGVLTRFFHRRRRATAATPGVDRR
- a CDS encoding maleylpyruvate isomerase family mycothiol-dependent enzyme, with the protein product MTESATTRRRELCDLLSSLTLEQWTAETLCAGWDAADITAHLIVREREPWTGPGLVLGGPFADLTDRRRAAWKARGREALIGALRAGPPWPLTVAPLEGTQVVEDWIHEQDVRRGGAGLSTPPPRPGLERLLWGAARRFALRTLSVDANVVIELTDGRRRRRLQSRRRLPFATSTDAAADVTITGRVAELLLYAVGRDGAEVEVTGDAAAGSLLAASPRSV
- a CDS encoding GNAT family N-acetyltransferase; its protein translation is MTASGASPAELGSRDVTVRRAGRGDVHAIAQLWERADLPPSPRGFRNEIARLRRRDPELVIIALMDAQLVGAIAGSYDGRTAVLSRLAVEERFRRRGVGRRLVNALQRQLTELGAHTDELIVLDGSDRADAFWRALGFERGVTAAYVVRERE